One genomic segment of Octopus sinensis linkage group LG22, ASM634580v1, whole genome shotgun sequence includes these proteins:
- the LOC115223327 gene encoding THAP domain-containing protein 5-like, translating into MTSHSLSHNHCSAINCSNRQSKRPDLSFFRFPKNKERCQQWVQNTCRDDLLDKSPLYLNHNCHICADHFEDDQFSNKLTKNRLKWNAVPTLFNIPGYTLKTSLTSHKAMKRKKNNDSTQFALKHQTEIPSPLIDHSYSKPNTEDSCNSNVSNCHRQKTPASSSDNEASQKEGEHFKNGQHQAFQMNKEVNQHQIVSDLRVNNSTTNSHLVKPRKDNNTPRLCIPPLRKLSETPFDLNKQGDSGFQSPVQIKQEPCEEEAPLHQPFTPNLLLADNHFVTIKPSTNQISSSGPLSSELTPYSESEPAQKDFLNHSTSFSCLEEKNIKVQNVFSVPIDFSRKTEDKKHVSISRNCLKTLVSLVSCPTCQAEVNPQETIQGFKTGTLISLNLFCYNGHSIQPQQ; encoded by the exons ATGACTTCACATTCATTATCTCACAATCATTGTTCTGCAATTAATTGCTCCAATCGTCAATCCAAGCGACCTGATTTGTCTTTCTTCAGATTTCCAAAGAATAAAGAGAG GTGCCAACAATGGGTTCAGAATACTTGTAGAgatgatttgctcgacaaaagccCTCTTTATCTTAATCACAATTGCCACATCTGTGCTGACCACTTTGAAGATGATCAGTTTTCAAACAAACTAACAAAGAACAGATTGAAATGGAATGCTGTGCCAACACTTTTCAATATACCAGGCTACACTCTAAAGACCTCGTTAACTTCTCACAAGgccatgaagagaaaaaaaaacaatgattccACGCAATTTGCCTTAAAACACCAAACAG AGATCCCATCTCCACTTATTGACCACTCGTATTCCAAGCCAAACACAGAAGACAGTTGCAACAGCAATGTCAGCAACTGCCACAGACAAAAGACTCCAGCATCATCTTCAGACAACGAAGCATCACAGAAAGAAGGGGAACATTTCAAAAATGGACAACATCAAGCATTCCAAATGAATAAGGAAGTAAACCAACACCAGATTGTTAGTGACCTTCGTGTGAA TAATTCCACCACAAACTCCCACCTGGTTAAACCACGGAAAGACAACAACACTCCAAGACTTTGTATTCCG cCTTTGCGAAAGCTGTCAGAGACCCCATTTGATCTGAATAAACAAGGAGATTCTGGTTTTCAATCACCAGTTCAGATTAAACAGGAACCTTGTGAAGAAGAGGCACCATTACACCAACCATTTACACCAAATCTGTTACTGGCTgataaccattttgttaccataaaaCCAAGCACCAACCAAATATCATCTTCAGGTCCTTTATCTTCTGAACTCACACCTTATTCTGAAAGTGAACCAGCACAGAAAGATTTTCTCAATCATTCCACCAGTTTCTCATGtcttgaagaaaaaaacatcaaAGTCCAGAATGTCTTCTCAGTACCAATAGATTTCTCCAGAAAGACAGAAGACAAGAAACATGTATCAATCAGCCGCAACTGCCTGAAGACATTGGTGTCTTTAGTATCGTGTCCAACCTGCCAAGCAGAAGTAAACCCTCAAGAAACAATTCAAGGCTTCAAAACGGGGACATTGATTTCTTTGAATCTCTTCTGTTACAATGGTCACAGTATACAACCTCAGCAGTAA